Proteins found in one Loxodonta africana isolate mLoxAfr1 chromosome 21, mLoxAfr1.hap2, whole genome shotgun sequence genomic segment:
- the HSD11B2 gene encoding 11-beta-hydroxysteroid dehydrogenase type 2, protein MERWAWPSGGAWLLVAARALLQLLRADLRVGRPLLAALALLAMLDWLCQRLLPPLAALAVLAAAGWITLSRLARPPRLPVATRAVLITGCDTGFGKETAKQLDAMGFTVLATVLDLDGPGARELRACCSLRLKLLQMDLTKPADISRVLEFTKAHTSGTGLWGLVNNAGHNDVVADVELSPVATFRSCMEVNFFGALELTKGLLPLLRRSRGRIVTVGSPAGDMPYPCLAAYGTSKAAIVLLMDTFSCELLPWGIKVSVIQPGCFKTESVLNVGRWELRKRLLLANLPGELLQAYGEDYIEHLHGQFLHSLRLALPDLSPVVDAITDALLAAQPRRRYYPGRGVGLMYFIHYYLPESLRRRFLQTFFISPCLPRALRPGQAGPTPAQEAAQDPNQNPGPSPAAAW, encoded by the exons ATGGAGCGCTGGGCTTGGCCGTCGGGCGGCGCCTGGCTGCTGGTGGCGGCCCGCGCGCTGCTGCAGCTGCTGCGCGCAGACCTGCGGGTGGGCCGCCCGCTGCTGGCGGCGCTGGCGCTGCTGGCCATGCTCGACTGGCTGTGCCAGCGCCTGCTGCCCCCGCTGGCCGCACTCGCCGTGCTGGCCGCCGCCGGCTGGATCACGTTGTCCCGCCTGGCGCGCCCGCCGCGCCTGCCCGTGGCCACTCGCGCGGTGCTCATCACCG GCTGTGACACTGGCTTTGGCAAGGAGACAGCCAAGCAACTGGATGCCATGGGCTTCACGGTGCTGGCCACCGTGTTGGACTTGGATGGCCCCGGTGCCCGCGAACTGCGTGCCTGCTGTTCTCTTCGCCTAAAGCTGCTTCAGATGGACCTGACCAAGCCAGCAGACATTAGCCGTGTTCTGGAGTTCACCAAGGCCCACACCTCCGGCACAG GCCTGTGGGGCCTGGTCAACAATGCGGGCCACAACGACGTGGTGGCCGATGTGGAGTTGTCGCCGGTGGCTACGTTCCGCAGCTGCATGGAGGTCAACTTCTTTGGAGCGCTAGAGCTGACCAAGGGCCTCCTGCCGCTGCTGCGCCGTTCCAGGGGTCGCATCGTGACTGTGGGCAGCCCGGCCG GAGACATGCCCTATCCCTGCTTGGCCGCCTATGGGACCTCCAAGGCAGCCATAGTGCTGCTCATGGACACATTCAGCTGTGAACTCCTGCCCTGGGGGATCAAGGTCAGCGTTATCCAGCCTGGTTGCTTCAAGACAG AATCTGTGCTGAACGTAGGTCGCTGGGAGCTGCGCAAGCGGCTGCTGCTGGCTAACCTACCTGGAGAGCTGCTGCAGGCCTATGGTGAGGACTACATCGAGCACTTGCATGGACAGTTCCTGCACTCGCTTCGCCTGGCGCTGCCCGACCTCAGTCCGGTCGTAGATGCCATCACTGATGCGCTGCTGGCAGCCCAGCCCCGGCGCCGCTATTACCCGGGCCGCGGCGTGGGGCTCATGTACTTCATCCATTACTACCTGCCGGAGAGCCTGCGGCGTCGGTTCCTGCAAACTTTCTTCATCAGTCCGTGTCTGCCACGTGCACTGCGGCCAGGTCAGGCCGGCCCCACTCCTgcccaggaggcagcccaggacCCAAACCAGAATCCAGGCCCTTCCCCAGCTGCGGCCTGGTGA